From Rhodococcus antarcticus, the proteins below share one genomic window:
- the cynS gene encoding cyanase: MTKTEAAEQVRAARIRSGLTWAEIATRVDKPLVWTTAALLGQHPVPGDTAATVGELLGLDEAVVEALQLQPTRTPDPAAAQDPTVYRFHEALAVYGPALKELIHEEFGDGIMSAINFKVDVARRADPDGDRVVVTFDGKFLDYRW; this comes from the coding sequence ATGACCAAGACCGAGGCTGCCGAGCAGGTGCGGGCCGCCCGCATCCGGTCGGGGCTCACCTGGGCCGAGATCGCCACCCGGGTCGACAAGCCCCTCGTGTGGACCACGGCCGCCCTGCTCGGCCAGCACCCGGTTCCGGGCGACACCGCCGCGACGGTGGGCGAGCTGCTGGGCCTGGACGAGGCCGTGGTCGAGGCCCTGCAGCTGCAGCCCACCCGCACCCCGGACCCGGCCGCCGCGCAGGACCCCACCGTCTACCGCTTCCACGAGGCGCTGGCGGTCTACGGTCCGGCGCTGAAGGAGCTGATCCACGAGGAGTTCGGTGACGGCATCATGAGCGCCATCAACTTCAAGGTCGACGTCGCGCGGCGGGCCGACCCCGACGGCGACCGCGTGGTGGTGACCTTCGACGGGAAGTTCCTCGACTACCGCTGGTGA
- a CDS encoding LLM class F420-dependent oxidoreductase: protein MRLGLQVPSFTWPGGAAALGATFATVARSAEDTGFASFWVMDHFFQIEMVGPAEDPMLEGYSALAFAAAVTDTIELGTMVTGVTYRHPGVLVKTVTTLDVLSGGRAYLGIGAAWNEQEHRGLGVPYPPLAERFERLEETLQVARQMWAGDESAFDGAHHQLERPLSSPQPVRTPHPPILIGGTGEKKTLRFVAKYGDACNIFEMGTEAVAHKLDVLQQHCATEGREYAEIEKTTLGTLSLSADGREGTMTVAQAVDRFGAYAAIGVDQAIVSLAAVHDPVAFELVPELVAQLATITPAGR, encoded by the coding sequence ATGAGACTCGGACTTCAGGTGCCCAGCTTCACCTGGCCCGGTGGTGCAGCAGCCCTGGGTGCCACCTTCGCCACCGTGGCCCGCAGCGCCGAGGACACCGGCTTCGCCAGCTTCTGGGTGATGGACCACTTCTTCCAGATCGAGATGGTCGGCCCGGCCGAGGACCCGATGCTCGAGGGGTACTCGGCGCTCGCGTTCGCCGCGGCGGTCACCGACACGATCGAGCTGGGCACCATGGTCACCGGCGTCACCTACCGTCACCCCGGTGTGCTGGTGAAGACCGTGACGACGCTGGACGTGCTCTCCGGCGGCCGGGCGTACCTGGGTATCGGCGCGGCGTGGAACGAGCAGGAGCACCGCGGCCTGGGCGTGCCGTACCCGCCGCTGGCCGAGCGCTTCGAGCGGCTGGAGGAGACGCTGCAGGTGGCCCGGCAGATGTGGGCCGGGGACGAGTCGGCCTTCGACGGGGCGCACCACCAGCTCGAGCGCCCGCTGAGCTCCCCGCAGCCGGTGCGCACCCCGCACCCGCCCATCCTCATCGGCGGCACGGGCGAGAAGAAGACGCTGCGCTTCGTGGCGAAGTACGGCGACGCCTGCAACATCTTCGAGATGGGCACCGAGGCTGTTGCGCACAAGCTCGACGTGCTGCAGCAGCACTGCGCCACCGAGGGCCGGGAGTACGCCGAGATCGAGAAGACGACGCTGGGCACGCTCAGCCTCTCCGCGGACGGCCGCGAGGGCACGATGACCGTGGCCCAGGCCGTGGACCGCTTCGGCGCCTACGCCGCGATCGGGGTGGACCAGGCGATCGTCAGCCTGGCCGCCGTGCACGACCCGGTCGCGTTCGAGCTGGTGCCCGAGCTCGTCGCGCAGCTGGCGACGATCACCCCCGCCGGCCGCTGA
- a CDS encoding ROK family protein gives MTVLALDIGGTKLAAGLVDPDGRVLRSARRPTPSAGVVDACVALLREVVGDEPVTAVGIGSAGPVDVLAGTVDPVNIPQLRGVPLVAGVAEAFGGVRVRLAGDGSCMALAEQRFGAGRGVADLLGVVTSTGVGGGLVLGGQVVTGRTGNAGHVGHIVADPDGVDCPCGARGCVETVASGPSSVRWARAQGWTGADGEALGVSARAGDPVAVAALERAGRALGLAFATTAALVDLELVVLGGGFAAAGEPLWAAARAAMSPHARMSFVRGLRLVPAELGAAAGLVGAAALVL, from the coding sequence ATGACCGTCCTCGCCCTCGACATCGGCGGCACCAAGCTCGCGGCCGGGCTCGTCGATCCCGACGGCCGGGTGCTGCGCTCGGCCCGCCGCCCCACCCCGTCCGCCGGCGTCGTCGACGCCTGCGTGGCCCTGCTCCGCGAAGTGGTCGGCGACGAGCCCGTGACGGCCGTCGGCATCGGCAGCGCCGGACCCGTCGACGTGCTCGCCGGCACCGTCGACCCGGTGAACATCCCCCAGCTGCGCGGGGTGCCGCTGGTGGCCGGGGTCGCGGAGGCCTTCGGCGGGGTGCGCGTGCGCCTGGCCGGGGACGGGTCGTGCATGGCCCTGGCCGAGCAGCGCTTCGGGGCCGGGCGCGGGGTGGCCGACCTGCTCGGGGTGGTGACGTCGACCGGTGTGGGCGGGGGCCTGGTGCTCGGCGGGCAGGTGGTCACCGGCCGCACGGGCAACGCGGGTCACGTCGGGCACATCGTCGCGGACCCGGACGGGGTGGACTGCCCGTGCGGCGCCCGGGGCTGTGTGGAGACCGTCGCGAGCGGGCCATCCTCGGTGCGCTGGGCGCGAGCGCAGGGGTGGACGGGTGCCGACGGCGAGGCGCTGGGGGTCTCGGCCCGGGCGGGTGATCCGGTGGCCGTGGCCGCGCTGGAGCGGGCCGGGCGGGCGCTGGGGCTGGCGTTCGCCACCACCGCCGCCCTCGTCGACCTCGAGCTCGTGGTCCTCGGCGGGGGGTTCGCGGCTGCCGGGGAGCCCCTGTGGGCCGCGGCCCGGGCGGCCATGTCCCCGCACGCGAGGATGTCGTTCGTCCGCGGGCTGCGGCTGGTGCCGGCCGAGCTCGGGGCTGCGGCCGGGCTGGTAGGGGCGGCGGCGCTCGTCCTCTGA
- a CDS encoding acyl-CoA dehydrogenase yields the protein MAPASLILSRRDLEFLLHEWLDVSSLTSRERFAEHSRETFDAVLELGETIATEHFAPHNKKADANEPHVGADGKVVLVPEVATALKVFVDAGLLAGQMDESLGGLQLPNVVSKAVQMWFHAANVGSTIYPFLTMANANLVVAHGSEDQVRRYVTPMLAGEATGTMCLSEPGAGSSLADITTRAELQDDGTYRVTGTKMWISGGDHELTPNIVHLVLAKIPDGPAGVKGISLFLVPKVVVGPDGTLGERNDVALVGLNHKMGYRGGTNTLLNFGEGAHTPGGRAGAVAELLGQPHQGLAYMFHMMNEARVGVGLGATALGYTGYLKSLDYARTRTQGRLPSDKDPSSPPVAIIEHADVRRMLLAQKSYVEGGLALGLYCSLLVDEQDTAPEPADRERAALLLDVLTPIAKSWPSQWCLEANSLAIQVHGGYGYTRDYDVEQHYRDNRLNPIHEGTHGIHGLDLLGRKVTMRGGAGLTLLLDTVEATVRRASAAGGELAELGAQLHAVCERIGKTTATVLGAGDPDVSLANATVYLEAVGHAVVAWMWLEQLLAANGKDGAFYDGKRHAGRFFYRWELPRTGAQLDLLDSLDTTLLDTDTAWF from the coding sequence ATGGCGCCCGCGTCCCTGATCCTGTCCCGTCGCGACCTCGAGTTCCTGCTGCACGAGTGGCTGGACGTGAGCTCGCTGACCAGCCGCGAGCGCTTCGCCGAGCACTCCCGCGAGACGTTCGACGCGGTGCTCGAGCTGGGCGAGACCATCGCCACCGAGCACTTCGCGCCGCACAACAAGAAGGCGGACGCCAACGAGCCGCACGTGGGCGCGGACGGCAAGGTCGTCCTCGTCCCGGAGGTGGCCACGGCGCTGAAGGTGTTCGTCGACGCCGGGCTGCTGGCCGGGCAGATGGACGAGTCCCTCGGTGGGCTGCAGCTGCCCAACGTGGTGTCCAAGGCCGTGCAGATGTGGTTCCACGCCGCCAACGTCGGCAGCACCATCTACCCGTTCCTCACCATGGCCAACGCCAACCTCGTCGTCGCGCACGGCAGCGAGGACCAGGTGCGGCGCTACGTCACGCCCATGCTCGCGGGCGAGGCCACCGGCACCATGTGCCTGTCCGAGCCGGGGGCCGGGTCCTCCCTCGCGGACATCACCACCCGCGCCGAGCTGCAGGACGACGGCACCTACCGGGTCACCGGCACCAAGATGTGGATCTCCGGCGGGGACCACGAGCTGACGCCGAACATCGTGCACCTGGTGCTGGCGAAGATCCCGGACGGCCCTGCGGGGGTCAAGGGCATCTCGCTGTTCCTGGTGCCCAAGGTGGTGGTGGGCCCCGACGGCACCCTGGGTGAGCGCAACGACGTGGCCCTGGTCGGGCTGAACCACAAGATGGGCTACCGCGGCGGGACGAACACGCTGCTGAACTTCGGCGAGGGCGCGCACACCCCGGGCGGGCGGGCGGGGGCCGTCGCCGAGCTGCTGGGGCAGCCGCACCAGGGGCTGGCCTACATGTTCCACATGATGAACGAGGCTCGGGTGGGCGTCGGGCTGGGTGCCACCGCGCTCGGCTACACCGGCTACCTCAAGTCGCTCGACTACGCGCGCACCCGCACCCAGGGCCGGCTGCCCAGCGACAAGGACCCGTCCTCGCCGCCGGTGGCGATCATCGAGCACGCGGACGTCCGGCGGATGCTGCTGGCGCAGAAGTCCTACGTGGAGGGTGGCCTCGCGCTCGGGCTGTACTGCTCCCTGCTGGTCGACGAGCAGGACACCGCCCCCGAGCCTGCCGACCGCGAGCGCGCGGCCCTGCTGCTCGACGTGCTCACGCCCATCGCGAAGAGCTGGCCCAGCCAGTGGTGCCTGGAGGCGAACTCGCTGGCCATCCAGGTGCACGGCGGCTACGGCTACACCCGCGACTACGACGTGGAGCAGCACTACCGCGACAACCGCCTGAACCCGATCCACGAGGGCACCCACGGCATCCACGGCCTGGACCTGCTCGGCCGCAAGGTGACCATGCGCGGCGGGGCTGGGCTGACCCTGCTGCTGGACACCGTCGAGGCGACGGTCAGGAGGGCGTCGGCGGCCGGGGGTGAGCTGGCCGAGCTGGGGGCCCAGCTCCACGCGGTGTGCGAGCGGATCGGGAAGACCACGGCCACCGTGCTCGGCGCGGGCGACCCGGACGTCTCGCTGGCCAACGCGACGGTGTACCTGGAGGCCGTCGGGCACGCGGTGGTGGCGTGGATGTGGCTGGAGCAGCTGCTGGCCGCGAACGGCAAGGACGGCGCGTTCTACGACGGTAAGCGGCACGCCGGACGGTTCTTCTACCGCTGGGAGCTGCCGCGCACCGGCGCGCAGCTGGACCTGCTCGACTCGCTGGACACCACTCTGCTGGACACCGACACCGCCTGGTTCTGA
- a CDS encoding alkene reductase: MTALASDSPLLKPITLGSIVAANRILMAPLTRSRAHDDGTPSDLQVEYYRQRARAGLVIAEGTQPSQVGKGYTNTPGIHNDAQQAGWATIADAVHDEGGKIVVQLMHAGRMSHPDNSGEQAIAPSAIAPEGVQMFTKNGMKDIPVPRALETDELPALVEDFVNASRHAIAAGLDGVEIHAANGYVLHEFLSDSENVRTDSYGGSADNRARFVVEVVTAVSEAIGADKVGIRISPGHAAGGMTEKDYVDTYLSLVRQIDGLGLAYLHVLIEPTDPVLAAVKTVWHGPLLLNTGFGLDSDRDALEGLIANGTADAVTVGRPYISNPDLVERWTRGAELNENDQATWYGGGAEGYTDYPTLSEVSV, from the coding sequence ATGACCGCGCTCGCGTCCGACTCGCCGCTGCTCAAGCCGATCACCCTCGGCAGCATCGTCGCCGCCAACCGCATCCTGATGGCCCCGCTGACCCGGAGCCGCGCCCACGACGACGGCACCCCGAGCGACCTGCAGGTCGAGTACTACCGCCAGCGCGCCCGCGCCGGGCTGGTCATTGCCGAGGGCACGCAGCCCTCCCAGGTGGGCAAGGGCTACACGAACACCCCGGGCATCCACAACGACGCGCAGCAGGCCGGGTGGGCGACGATCGCCGATGCCGTGCACGACGAGGGCGGCAAGATCGTCGTCCAGCTCATGCACGCCGGCCGCATGTCGCACCCGGACAACTCCGGCGAGCAGGCCATCGCCCCCTCCGCGATCGCCCCCGAGGGCGTGCAGATGTTCACCAAGAACGGCATGAAGGACATCCCCGTGCCGCGCGCGCTGGAGACCGACGAGCTGCCCGCCCTGGTCGAGGACTTCGTCAACGCGAGCCGGCACGCCATCGCGGCCGGTCTGGACGGGGTCGAGATCCACGCTGCCAACGGCTACGTCCTGCACGAGTTCCTCTCCGACTCCGAGAACGTGCGCACCGACAGCTACGGCGGCTCCGCGGACAACCGCGCGCGCTTCGTCGTCGAGGTCGTCACGGCCGTCTCCGAGGCCATCGGGGCGGACAAGGTCGGCATCCGCATCTCTCCGGGGCACGCTGCCGGGGGCATGACGGAGAAGGACTACGTCGACACGTACCTGTCCCTGGTCCGCCAGATCGACGGCCTCGGCCTCGCGTACCTGCACGTCCTGATCGAGCCGACCGATCCGGTGCTCGCTGCCGTCAAGACCGTCTGGCACGGCCCGCTCCTGCTCAACACCGGGTTCGGCCTGGACAGCGACCGCGACGCGCTCGAGGGCCTCATCGCGAACGGCACCGCGGACGCCGTCACCGTCGGGCGTCCGTACATCTCCAACCCGGACCTGGTCGAGCGCTGGACCCGGGGCGCCGAGCTCAACGAGAACGACCAGGCCACCTGGTACGGCGGCGGCGCGGAGGGCTACACCGACTACCCGACGCTGTCCGAGGTCAGCGTCTGA
- a CDS encoding peroxidase-related enzyme (This protein belongs to a clade of uncharacterized proteins related to peroxidases such as the alkylhydroperoxidase AhpD.): MSAPISRFPVVGLEDLPEDLRRRIGAIAEKSGFVPNIFLGLGHRPAELRGFLDLHDALMDKGPGEDGTGLSKAERELVVVATSGANHCTYCVVAHGAILRIRDKDPYADKVAVNPWAVALSPRRRTIVDLALALTREPERFTQGHVDTALADGLTQDEVWDVGAITAFFAMSNRLANLTALAPNAEFGAMGR; this comes from the coding sequence GTGAGCGCACCGATCAGCCGGTTCCCGGTGGTGGGCCTCGAGGACCTGCCCGAGGACCTGCGCCGGCGCATCGGGGCGATCGCCGAGAAGTCCGGCTTCGTGCCGAACATCTTCCTGGGCCTCGGTCACCGGCCGGCGGAGCTGCGCGGGTTCCTCGACCTGCACGACGCACTGATGGACAAGGGTCCGGGCGAGGACGGGACCGGGCTGAGCAAGGCCGAGCGCGAGCTCGTCGTGGTCGCGACCTCGGGGGCCAACCACTGCACGTACTGCGTGGTGGCGCACGGGGCGATCCTGCGGATCCGGGACAAGGACCCCTACGCCGACAAGGTCGCGGTGAACCCGTGGGCGGTGGCGCTGAGCCCGCGACGGCGCACGATCGTCGACCTCGCGCTGGCCCTGACCCGGGAGCCGGAGCGGTTCACCCAGGGCCACGTCGACACCGCGCTCGCCGACGGGCTCACCCAGGACGAGGTGTGGGACGTCGGCGCGATCACCGCGTTCTTCGCCATGAGCAACCGGCTGGCCAACCTGACCGCGCTCGCGCCGAACGCGGAGTTCGGGGCCATGGGCCGCTGA
- a CDS encoding GNAT family N-acetyltransferase, with amino-acid sequence MRPHEHPLVRWAAQAVPTAGLRWDTDGATVVTATGLNRRDRIVVTGSASGAQPLVEAALAALPHHVVLGESSLVAQLRGLEVVAEFGWMDLLPTDPAPEVSSVGVRWLDDDAVAPVLAAANPGSWVQVGEPSVLGWAGAPVHAEQDHEIASVGALAHCAPDVAFLAGVTTLPTHRGGGLSTAVCAFLRDHGRRTRGTVALMVDAHNEPAIAVYTRLGFTYRAVTAARMAS; translated from the coding sequence GTGAGACCGCACGAGCACCCCCTGGTCCGCTGGGCGGCGCAGGCCGTCCCCACCGCCGGCCTGCGCTGGGACACCGACGGTGCCACCGTCGTGACGGCCACGGGGTTGAACCGGCGCGACCGCATCGTGGTCACCGGGTCGGCCTCCGGTGCGCAGCCCCTGGTCGAGGCTGCGCTGGCCGCGCTGCCGCACCACGTGGTGCTCGGCGAGTCCTCCCTGGTGGCGCAGCTGCGCGGGCTCGAGGTGGTGGCGGAGTTCGGCTGGATGGACCTGCTGCCCACCGACCCCGCCCCCGAGGTGTCCAGCGTCGGGGTGAGGTGGCTGGACGACGACGCCGTGGCCCCCGTGCTCGCCGCGGCCAACCCCGGATCGTGGGTCCAGGTGGGTGAGCCGTCGGTGCTCGGGTGGGCCGGTGCACCCGTGCACGCAGAGCAGGACCACGAGATCGCGTCGGTCGGGGCCCTGGCCCACTGCGCCCCGGACGTCGCCTTCCTCGCCGGCGTCACGACGCTCCCCACTCACCGCGGCGGCGGGCTGTCGACCGCGGTGTGCGCCTTCCTCCGCGACCACGGTCGCCGCACCCGGGGCACCGTCGCGCTCATGGTCGACGCGCACAACGAACCGGCCATCGCGGTGTACACCCGGCTCGGCTTCACCTACCGCGCCGTCACCGCCGCCAGGATGGCGTCATGA
- a CDS encoding GMC family oxidoreductase — MTRFANDDGDVVVVVGSGAGGGTLANELCQAGVRVVVLEAGPHLTGPDYHNDEWPAFNQMAWTDVRTTSGSWRVARDFPNLPAWTVKAVGGTSTHWAGACPRIKDHEFHARTSYGAIEGTSLLDWPIGVEDLAPYYDRAEIKMGVTHRHGRPPLPANNNYKVMANGAEKVGYKLYATGPYATNAEPYDGRPASNQDGFNFQGDKTGAKWSTLVAELPKAERTGHLDLRPGCHVAQVTHDASGKVDGVLYFEDGVLRQQRARVVCVAANAIESARLLLLSASPLFPDGLANSSGEVGRNYMRHLTASTYARFERPVHMYRGETMAGIVADETGLDTDRGFVGGYNMETLSLGPAFLAAFADPGAWGPDFTTIIDGYENTAGLWIVGEDMPQATNRVTLSADVTDQHGLPAPNVHFDDHPNDVAMRAHAWAHAAELYRAVGAVGVTDTPPYPSTHNLGTCRMSASPEQGVVNGWGQAHDVPNLFVSDGSQMTTGAAANPTLTIVALAIRQAEYLVEQLRTGVL, encoded by the coding sequence GTGACGCGCTTCGCGAACGACGACGGCGACGTGGTGGTCGTCGTCGGCTCCGGGGCCGGCGGCGGCACCCTGGCCAACGAGCTGTGCCAGGCCGGCGTGCGGGTGGTGGTCCTCGAGGCGGGTCCGCACCTGACCGGCCCGGACTACCACAACGACGAGTGGCCGGCCTTCAACCAGATGGCCTGGACGGACGTGCGCACCACGTCCGGCAGCTGGCGCGTGGCGCGGGACTTCCCGAACCTGCCGGCGTGGACGGTCAAGGCCGTCGGAGGCACCTCCACCCACTGGGCCGGGGCCTGCCCACGCATCAAGGACCACGAGTTCCACGCCCGCACGAGCTACGGCGCCATCGAGGGGACCTCGCTGCTGGACTGGCCGATCGGCGTCGAGGACCTGGCCCCGTACTACGACCGCGCCGAGATCAAGATGGGCGTGACCCACCGGCACGGCCGTCCCCCGCTGCCGGCGAACAACAACTACAAGGTGATGGCCAACGGCGCGGAGAAGGTCGGCTACAAGCTCTACGCGACCGGCCCGTACGCCACCAACGCCGAGCCCTACGACGGCCGACCCGCCTCCAACCAGGACGGCTTCAACTTCCAGGGCGACAAGACCGGGGCCAAGTGGTCGACCCTGGTCGCCGAGCTCCCCAAGGCCGAGAGGACCGGCCACCTGGACCTGCGCCCGGGCTGCCACGTCGCGCAGGTGACCCACGACGCGAGCGGCAAGGTGGACGGCGTCCTCTACTTCGAGGACGGGGTGCTGCGCCAGCAGCGGGCCCGGGTCGTCTGCGTGGCCGCCAACGCCATCGAGAGCGCCCGGCTGCTGCTGCTGTCGGCATCGCCGCTGTTCCCGGACGGGCTGGCCAACTCCTCCGGGGAGGTGGGGCGCAACTACATGCGCCACCTCACCGCGTCGACCTACGCCCGCTTCGAGCGGCCCGTGCACATGTACCGCGGGGAGACGATGGCCGGGATCGTGGCCGACGAGACGGGGCTGGACACCGACCGCGGGTTCGTGGGCGGCTACAACATGGAGACGCTCTCCCTCGGCCCGGCCTTCCTCGCGGCGTTCGCCGACCCCGGCGCCTGGGGCCCGGACTTCACGACCATCATCGACGGCTACGAGAACACCGCCGGGCTGTGGATCGTCGGGGAGGACATGCCCCAGGCGACCAACCGGGTGACCCTGAGCGCGGACGTGACCGACCAGCACGGCCTGCCCGCGCCCAACGTGCACTTCGACGACCACCCCAACGACGTGGCGATGCGCGCGCACGCGTGGGCGCACGCCGCGGAGCTGTACCGGGCCGTCGGCGCGGTGGGCGTCACGGACACCCCGCCCTACCCGTCCACGCACAACCTGGGCACCTGCCGGATGAGCGCGTCGCCCGAGCAGGGTGTGGTCAACGGCTGGGGGCAGGCGCACGACGTCCCCAACCTGTTCGTCAGCGACGGCTCGCAGATGACCACCGGGGCGGCGGCGAACCCCACGCTGACCATCGTGGCCCTGGCCATCCGGCAGGCGGAGTACCTGGTCGAGCAGCTGCGCACCGGGGTGCTGTAG
- the mgrA gene encoding L-glyceraldehyde 3-phosphate reductase — translation MVYRRTGRSGLLLPAISLGLWHNFGDDAPIENQRAILRRAFDLGITHFDLANNYGPPYGSAETNFGRLYAEDFRPYRDELVISTKAGYDMWPGPYGDGGSRKYLLGSLDQSLTRMGLDHVDIFYSHRADPDTPLEETVGALVTAVAQGKALYAGISSYSPQRTREAAALLADAGVPLLIHQPSYSMLNRWIEEELVDTLEEVGAGAIAFSPLAQGMLTSKYLDGVPEGSRASQGKSLDPSLLTEQSLAHVRALNGVAQARGQSLAQMALAWALRDARVTSVLVGASSVRQLEDNVSALGNLEFTADELTAVDEHARDAGINLWAPSSAV, via the coding sequence ATGGTCTACCGCCGCACCGGTCGCAGCGGCCTGCTGCTGCCCGCGATCTCGCTCGGCCTGTGGCACAACTTCGGTGACGACGCCCCGATCGAGAACCAGCGCGCGATCCTGCGCCGAGCCTTCGACCTGGGCATCACCCACTTCGACCTGGCCAACAACTACGGCCCCCCCTACGGCAGCGCCGAGACGAACTTCGGCCGCCTGTACGCCGAGGACTTCCGGCCGTACCGCGACGAGCTCGTCATCTCGACGAAGGCCGGCTACGACATGTGGCCCGGCCCGTACGGCGACGGGGGCAGCCGCAAGTACCTGCTGGGCTCGCTGGACCAGTCGCTGACCCGGATGGGCCTGGACCACGTCGATATCTTCTACAGCCACCGGGCCGACCCGGACACCCCGCTGGAGGAGACGGTCGGCGCACTCGTCACCGCCGTCGCGCAGGGCAAGGCGCTCTACGCCGGGATCAGCTCCTACTCGCCGCAGCGCACCCGCGAGGCCGCCGCGCTGCTGGCCGACGCCGGGGTGCCGCTGCTGATCCACCAGCCCAGCTACTCGATGCTGAACCGCTGGATCGAGGAGGAGCTGGTGGACACCCTGGAGGAGGTGGGGGCCGGCGCCATCGCGTTCTCCCCGCTGGCCCAGGGGATGCTGACGTCCAAGTACCTCGACGGCGTGCCCGAGGGATCCCGTGCCTCCCAGGGCAAGTCGCTGGACCCGTCGCTGCTGACCGAGCAGTCGCTGGCCCACGTGCGGGCGCTGAACGGCGTGGCGCAGGCGCGGGGGCAGAGCCTGGCCCAGATGGCGCTGGCCTGGGCGCTGCGCGACGCCCGGGTGACCAGCGTGCTGGTGGGCGCCTCCAGCGTGCGCCAGCTCGAGGACAACGTGTCGGCGCTGGGCAACCTGGAGTTCACCGCCGACGAGCTCACGGCGGTCGACGAGCACGCCCGGGACGCGGGGATCAACCTCTGGGCGCCCTCCAGCGCGGTCTGA
- a CDS encoding mechanosensitive ion channel family protein produces MSQTPTAPFGTLPDTEPVPTSRPVAPLPAPPPLRRRLRLPVLTAAAAVAVRVLGAHQGPLLADGLRAAAVALAAAALFVGLAVVTIRRLAHELDAAAGERLGPARASVVGVVAAVLGYGCTGLLTLTMLDVPVQQLLLGGVVTGVVLGIAAQQTLANLLAGGVLMMSRPFTVGEQVTVHSGAMGGPFTGVVLGAGLTYVRVRTEEGVLQLPNAALVNAAIVASPSP; encoded by the coding sequence GTGAGCCAGACCCCCACCGCCCCGTTCGGCACCCTCCCGGACACCGAGCCCGTCCCCACCTCGCGCCCGGTCGCGCCGCTGCCGGCCCCGCCCCCGCTGCGCAGGCGCCTGCGGCTGCCGGTGCTGACCGCCGCGGCCGCCGTCGCCGTCCGGGTGCTCGGCGCCCACCAGGGGCCGCTGCTCGCCGACGGGCTCCGCGCGGCGGCCGTGGCCCTCGCGGCCGCAGCGCTGTTCGTCGGCCTGGCCGTGGTGACCATCCGTCGGCTGGCCCACGAGCTCGACGCCGCCGCCGGGGAGCGGCTCGGGCCCGCCCGGGCGTCGGTCGTGGGGGTGGTGGCGGCCGTGCTGGGCTACGGCTGCACCGGGCTGCTCACCCTGACCATGCTCGACGTGCCCGTGCAGCAGCTGCTGCTCGGCGGGGTGGTGACGGGGGTGGTGCTCGGCATCGCGGCGCAGCAGACGCTGGCGAACCTGCTGGCCGGGGGCGTGCTGATGATGTCGCGACCGTTCACCGTCGGCGAGCAGGTCACCGTGCACTCGGGGGCGATGGGCGGGCCGTTCACCGGCGTGGTGCTCGGCGCCGGGCTGACCTACGTGCGGGTGCGCACCGAGGAGGGTGTGCTGCAGCTGCCCAACGCGGCGCTGGTCAACGCGGCGATCGTGGCGTCCCCCTCGCCCTGA
- a CDS encoding 2-dehydropantoate 2-reductase: MSVAIIGTGAVAGLCVSWLERAGAGPVAVCGRTPLERFTITGDGAGGTDVRTIAVLPPPDAPVDWVLLTVKAQDTASTAPWLDQLVGPGTVVVVLQNGVDHVERVQPLVADAEVLPVLVMAAAERTGPGAVTHRIGSLLVTAQNPAAQRLSELFDGGATVHQDPDLLTAAWRKLLVNVGGNCITALTGRRAEVLRVPEVRELCRAVLTETAAAGRSVGALLTDADVDGTLRLYDSYPDDNGSSMYYDRMSGRPLEHELIPGAVVRAAERGGVDVPVTRAIWALTKAVSVGSAGA, from the coding sequence GTGAGCGTCGCTATCATCGGGACCGGGGCCGTGGCCGGGCTGTGCGTGAGCTGGCTGGAGCGCGCCGGAGCCGGGCCGGTGGCGGTGTGCGGGCGCACCCCGCTGGAGCGGTTCACCATCACCGGCGACGGGGCGGGCGGGACGGACGTCCGCACCATCGCCGTGCTCCCGCCGCCGGACGCGCCGGTCGACTGGGTGCTGCTCACCGTCAAGGCGCAGGACACCGCCTCCACGGCCCCGTGGCTGGACCAGCTGGTGGGCCCGGGGACCGTCGTGGTGGTGCTGCAGAACGGCGTGGACCACGTGGAGCGGGTGCAGCCGTTGGTGGCCGACGCCGAGGTGCTTCCCGTGCTCGTCATGGCCGCGGCCGAGCGGACCGGGCCCGGTGCGGTCACCCACCGGATCGGCAGCTTGCTTGTGACCGCGCAGAACCCTGCGGCGCAGCGGCTCTCGGAGCTGTTCGACGGGGGTGCCACCGTGCACCAGGACCCCGACCTGCTCACGGCCGCCTGGCGCAAGCTGCTGGTGAACGTGGGCGGGAACTGCATCACCGCCCTGACCGGGCGCCGCGCGGAGGTGCTGCGGGTGCCCGAGGTGCGCGAGCTGTGCCGGGCGGTGCTCACCGAGACCGCGGCTGCCGGGCGGTCCGTCGGCGCCCTGCTCACCGACGCTGACGTCGACGGCACCCTGCGGCTCTACGACTCCTACCCCGACGACAACGGCAGCAGCATGTACTACGACCGGATGTCGGGACGGCCCCTCGAGCACGAGCTCATCCCGGGAGCGGTGGTGCGGGCGGCCGAGCGCGGGGGCGTGGACGTGCCGGTGACGCGGGCGATCTGGGCGCTGACCAAGGCGGTCAGCGTGGGCTCCGCCGGCGCCTGA